The genomic stretch GAACTGACCGATCACTCATATACCCTCCCTGTGGTTTATTCCTGTGACCGATAAATGTTCCTAAATTATGCTGGACATCATAACGTTCAGTGTTTTTGTGGATTAAAAAtggtcatgtgtgtgtgtttgtagttcCTCAGGCAGTAAGATGCTGTTACACTTTGTGAATCAGTCTGGAACGAAGATGAGTGTTAATGCAAATGAAGGAGAGTCTCTGCTGGACGTCGTCATCAACAAGAACCTTCACATCGACGGCTTTGGTAtggcatgtgcatgtgtgtgtgtgtgtgtgtgtgtatgtgcacgcTCCgctttactcccacagtccagactCATGTTGGtagactgtgtgaaactgtcccagGCCACTTAGTCTTCACTTCTGATGTCAAaggcagagactttagaactgCCACGTCCCCTCATCTGAAAAGCTTGTGTGGGTTTGACGAAATCAGGTCAGATTCATTTCATTTAGAACTAGAactatgttccactgtggagtataatattttggagtgtttgtgtgtgtgttaggtgcATGTGAAGGGACGTTAGCATGTTCCACCTGCCACCTGATCTTTGAGGAAAGTGTGTATGGGAAGATGGAGCCGATGACAGATGAGGAGATGGACATGCTGGACCTTGCATATGGACTCACCAAAACGTAACAATCTGATTGATTTTTCTGTATGTAAACAATGGCAAAACTTAACATTAGGCCTTGTCTGTGAGGGTTTAATGGCtgtcagccacataaacatcagtgaggaCTCATCCTGACATTGAAAGAAGATTAGCTTCTCACATGtactgcagctgctccagtgtacCCACTGATCAATAAGTAAAGCATATATTCTCAAGGCTGAAAAAATACCCTGTATTTTTCTTCCAGATTTTCCAAATGGTCCAGATGTTCAGATTATTCGATGATGTGCTGCattgtcattctctctctctctctctctctctctctctctctctctctctctctctatctctgtctggcCTATCAGGTCACGGCTGGGCTGTCAGGTGACTGTGGAGCGCTGGATGGACGGGATGACGGTCAGGGTACCGCAAAACATCAACGATCAGCGAGAGAAACAGGGGGCCGAGACCAAGCAGTGatacacacactgaactgaCTTGTTTGTTAATTCTTGATGTGAAATGTAATAAACACCTTCTCTATGGAGAAAAACTTCTACATAATTTAGTACATTATAAATTTTACAatacgctcacccagtcactcacacctgtggactttACCTACTATGGGAGGAAAGTGGAGCACcccaaggaaacccacacaaacacagggagagctCAGCATTTTCTTCACAGACAGCGACCTGAGGAGAGGATTCCCATCCAGGAAATTTAAGTAGAAGATCTAAGGGCGGATATTTTATAGGGGTCTTAACACATACAGAGACCACAGGAACAACTACATCCTCACAAAAGTTTGTGTTTATAAAAGTCTGAACAAATTAAGTTAATTCAGTAACACGATGAGGGCTCTCAGTTCCCAGAGAGACGCTTTAATAAAGCATGTTTATGGTTCGAGACCTGATTACCATCTGTCCACAAGTAAACAAATCTGTACACAACAAAAATTGTACACCAGGAAATGACTGAGACCGGGTGGCAGCATCAGAACCAGAAGCTGCAATAACATGTTGCTGTGCCCCACTAAAACCACAACAGTAAGGGTGAGTCTCTTAGCTGTACTCCATTGTTTGACCCAGGTGTGGAgtgtctctgttcttgtttggaAAGAGGGATAGGGTCGAGGGGCAGGGCTGTATACCCCTTGAAATGGAGATTTTTTTAGGGGCACACTTTAATTGAAGGGCTATGAACGCCTTGTCAAATCACTAATGAGATGCTGTGCAGTGACCAAAGAAAcccacaaatgtcaatattttcaCTCTAAAATACTATGATCACCAGTATATTAACTTAGTTTAATCGATCTAACAACCGAACAAACAGTAGCTGATGTCTCcgaatttccagttccaccttaaatgcaccTTAAATTACAATAATTAGTGCCTGTCACAACATTTAAGGTCACAGAAGGTGAATAAGGCCCTAAATTAAATAAAGTCCAGAAGCTCTGATATTACTGCAGAACGACAGCAGAGCGCCGCTGAAGCACTGCACCTTTTTTaatggtgtttttttgtgttctgatgatatTTCAGGATCTTGAAGGGCCACTACACCCTGTATGTACCTCAGCTCCAAGAAGCAAGAGGACACATGAAAATAAGGGTTAGGGGGGaataataagaaataagaaATGGTATTCACCCTAAAAAGTTAAGGCAAGGCGAGTTTATCTAGGACATTTCACACATTGTGGtcattcaaagtgctttacaaatgAGAAACTACAACGATAACAAATGTGGGAGAAAACAAATTTGTAAACGCAcacgttaaaaaaaaacatattaatagATTTAAAAGaggataaaataaaatgcattttaacatgatttaaaaaatcatcaattataaagaaaaacaaaaacatcagaTTGTGTCTGAGCTCTGGGACCGCTGAATAAAATAAGTGAAGTTCAAGCAGCCTGAATAGTTTATTTTATCCTGGATTGCTGAAGAACTACAGAAAACAGCACGCGAGTTCACTACAGGAACTACTTTTCACTTAATGCCCCAGTGACTCTCCAATCACTTCAGTAGCTCACGCTATCAGAGCCGGTCTACTTCTGTTTTTGCACGGAGAAATTAATATTCATGAACGTTTACTACAAATTGAGGCATGCCACAGACGGGTATATAGATTTATGTTTCATTTATAGCCCACTATGATCATATAATAtctcaaaaatacatatttcacCACTAAAGCATAGAGTCAGACATTCCTCCGAAAATAACAGTAAGAGCAGGTAACTCCAGAACACGGCCATTTAAATACTGTAATTTCTTAAACTTTCAGTTCTAGATAATGTTGCACTAAATTAGGAACTAAACGTAATATGTTCCTCACATGTTCCACCCCGAATGAGTCACCGGCCCCCAGGATTTGCCTTCAAAATCGTGCCACAGGAAATGAGCAGCAGCACTATGAGAGGACCATTAGCTCTCCATTCACTCCTTTTCATTTTAGGGTGTTTTTGAACAAATAATAAAGGCATCTTCCGATTATGATACGGCCCACGTTCGCTTCTACGGagaatgtatttctgtcatttgtTTCACAGGCTTAACATTTTTCCACAACAATGCTAAAGATGATGTGGTAAAgttgtgaccctgaacactGCACTGTAATGTTTGAAGCCCAGTAAAATCCAGAAGCATGAACATTTGCCCA from Hoplias malabaricus isolate fHopMal1 chromosome 2, fHopMal1.hap1, whole genome shotgun sequence encodes the following:
- the fdx1b gene encoding ferredoxin 1b, coding for MMALRLLSLSNRLHFCHIRLFSSSSSGSKMLLHFVNQSGTKMSVNANEGESLLDVVINKNLHIDGFGACEGTLACSTCHLIFEESVYGKMEPMTDEEMDMLDLAYGLTKTSRLGCQVTVERWMDGMTVRVPQNINDQREKQGAETKQ